The Desulfuromonadales bacterium nucleotide sequence CACCAGGCTGGGGCAGCTTGCGGCCTGCTTCGTGCTGCCGGTGGAGGATTCCCTCACGTCGATCTTCAACACCTTGCGGGACGCCGCCCTCATTCACCAGAGCGGCGGCGGCACCGGCTTCTCCTTTTCCCGGCTGCGCCCGGCCGGCGACCGGGTCAAGAGCACCATGGGCATCTCCTCCGGGCCGGTCTCCTTCCTGCGCGCCTACAATGCCGCCACCGAGGCGATCAAGCAGGGCGGGACCCGGCGTGGCGCCAACATGGGGATCCTGCAGGTCGATCATCCCGACATCCTCGCCTTCGTCGCTGCCAAGGGCGTCGAAGGCGAGCTGGCCAACTTCAACCTTTCGGTCACCGTGACTGGCCGCTTCATGGCAGCGGTCCGCGCCTGCGGCGAGTACCCGCTGGTCAACCCGCGCACCGGCGAGGTGACGGGACGACTGCCGGCCTCCCGGGTTTTCGACCTCATCGCCGAACAGGCCTGGGAAAACGGCGAGCCGGGGCTGGTCTTCATCGACCGGGTCAATGCCGAACATCCGGCGGCACACGTGGGTGCAATCGAGGCGACCAACCCCTGCGGCGAGCAGCCGCTGCTGTCGTACGAATCGTGCAACCTGGGCTCGCTCAACCTGCTCATGCTCGCGGACAGCCAGGGGCGCATCGACTACCCGCGGCTGCTCGATGCGGTGCACTGGGCGGTACGGTTTCTCGATGACGTGATCGAGGTCAACCATTACCCGCTGCCGGCCATCGAACAGATAACCCGGCAGACCCGCAAGATCGGGCTGGGGGTCATGGGGTTTGCCGACCTGCTTATCCGGCAGGGTGTCCCCTACGGGTCGCCGGCTGCCCTGCAGCTGGCCGAGGCGGTGATGTCCTTCATCCGCCAGGAATCGGTAGCGGCCTCCGAGGAACTGGCCCGGGAGCGCGGCCCCTATCCCCGCTTCGCCGGCAGCCTGCGGCAGCAGGAAGGGGGGGCGCCGATGCGCAATGCCACGGTCAACACCATCGCCCCTACCGGCACTCTCAGTCTGATCGCCGGCGTTTCCAGCGGTATCGAGCCGGTCTTCGCCTTCGAGTACGAACGGCACGTGCTGGGGACGGTGCTCAAGGAGGTTCATCCCTTGTACGAGCAGAAGCGCCGGTCCGGCGAGCCCCTTGATCCGCAGGTCTTCGTCACCGCGCGGCAGATATCCCCCGAGTGGCATGTGCGGATGCAGGCCGCGTTTCAGAAGTACGTCGACAACGCCGTTTCCAAGACCATCAATTTTCCGGCCGCGGCGACGGTGGCCGAGGTGAAGGAGGCCTTTCTGCTGGCGGACGAACTGGGATGCAAGGGACTCACCGTCTACCGCGACAAGAGCCGGCGCAGCCAGGTGCTCAATGTCTGCGACAGCAAGTGCCCGTTGTGATGTTCTTCAGACCGCCATTGACGATGAATCCCCTGTTGCCCGGCTCCGCAGCGATGGGTGAGTTTCCCGCGGCGGTCGGCATGAAAAGCCGGGTGCGCCTCATTCTCCTGGCCCTTGCCCTGTCATTGGCCATCCTCTGCGGGTGCGGCGGCCCGCGGCCGGGGATCGCCGATCTCCAGCACTATCCCCAGGACCTGACCGTCTATCTCCGGCCGGAGACGGCAGCCCTGCCCCTGGTGCCGCCGGAGACTCACGCCGCCCTGGATGCCGATTACGATGCCC carries:
- a CDS encoding adenosylcobalamin-dependent ribonucleoside-diphosphate reductase, producing MSVTLTPNALTTLEARYLRKDDDGNVIETPEELLRRVARGVASAEVGFGGKRAAREVEEKFYEMLTSLTFLPNSPTLMNAGTRLGQLAACFVLPVEDSLTSIFNTLRDAALIHQSGGGTGFSFSRLRPAGDRVKSTMGISSGPVSFLRAYNAATEAIKQGGTRRGANMGILQVDHPDILAFVAAKGVEGELANFNLSVTVTGRFMAAVRACGEYPLVNPRTGEVTGRLPASRVFDLIAEQAWENGEPGLVFIDRVNAEHPAAHVGAIEATNPCGEQPLLSYESCNLGSLNLLMLADSQGRIDYPRLLDAVHWAVRFLDDVIEVNHYPLPAIEQITRQTRKIGLGVMGFADLLIRQGVPYGSPAALQLAEAVMSFIRQESVAASEELARERGPYPRFAGSLRQQEGGAPMRNATVNTIAPTGTLSLIAGVSSGIEPVFAFEYERHVLGTVLKEVHPLYEQKRRSGEPLDPQVFVTARQISPEWHVRMQAAFQKYVDNAVSKTINFPAAATVAEVKEAFLLADELGCKGLTVYRDKSRRSQVLNVCDSKCPL